One window from the genome of Rhodopseudomonas sp. P2A-2r encodes:
- the rph gene encoding ribonuclease PH yields the protein MRPSRRAPDELRAVSLERGVVKYAEGSCMVKFGDTHVLVTATLEERLPPWLKGQGRGWVTAEYGMLPRATLERTRREAAAGKQGGRTVEIQRLIGRSLRAAVNLEALGERQITIDCDVIQADGGTRTASITGAWVALADCIGWMKSRNMFKNGDGDKVLRDNIAAISCGIYNGTPVLDLDYAEDSEADTDANFVMTGDGRIIEVQGTAEKTPFSQDEFLKLMGLAQQGIGRLVELQKIAVA from the coding sequence ATGCGGCCAAGCCGTCGTGCGCCCGATGAACTGCGCGCCGTGTCGCTGGAACGCGGCGTGGTCAAATATGCCGAAGGCTCCTGCATGGTGAAATTCGGCGACACCCATGTGCTGGTGACGGCGACGCTGGAAGAACGGCTGCCGCCGTGGCTCAAGGGCCAGGGGCGGGGCTGGGTCACCGCCGAATACGGCATGCTGCCGCGCGCCACCCTGGAGCGCACCCGCCGCGAGGCCGCAGCCGGCAAGCAAGGCGGGCGCACCGTCGAGATCCAGCGCCTCATCGGCCGATCGCTGCGCGCCGCGGTCAATCTCGAAGCGCTCGGCGAACGCCAGATCACTATCGACTGCGACGTGATCCAAGCCGACGGCGGCACCCGCACAGCCTCGATCACCGGCGCCTGGGTAGCTCTGGCCGATTGCATCGGCTGGATGAAGAGCCGCAACATGTTCAAGAACGGCGACGGCGACAAGGTGCTGCGCGACAATATCGCGGCGATCTCCTGCGGCATCTACAACGGCACCCCGGTGCTCGACCTCGACTATGCCGAGGATTCCGAGGCCGATACCGACGCCAACTTCGTCATGACCGGTGACGGCCGCATCATCGAGGTGCAGGGCACAGCGGAGAAGACCCCGTTCTCGCAGGACGAATTCCTGAAGCTGATGGGCCTTGCGCAACAGGGCATCGGCCGGCTGGTCGAGCTGCAGAAGATCGCGGTGGCGTAA
- the rdgB gene encoding RdgB/HAM1 family non-canonical purine NTP pyrophosphatase: MTQHRRITGRLVIATHNPGKLAEMRELLAPYGIEAVSAGELGLGEPDETGYTFKTNAAIKAIAAAQAAQLPAFADDSGLVVDALDGAPGIYSARWAGESKDFTAAMTQIERLLQERGATTPDKRKAHFVSALCVAWPDGHLEEVEARADGTLVWPVRGDAGFGYDPSFLPDGHTRTFGEMTSIEKHGLPPLGLGLSHRAKAFVKLAEICLER; this comes from the coding sequence ATGACTCAACATCGCCGAATCACCGGCCGCCTCGTGATCGCCACCCACAATCCCGGCAAGCTGGCCGAGATGCGCGAGCTGCTGGCGCCTTACGGCATCGAGGCCGTCTCTGCCGGCGAACTCGGGCTCGGCGAGCCCGACGAGACCGGCTATACTTTTAAAACCAATGCCGCCATCAAGGCGATTGCCGCAGCGCAGGCTGCGCAACTGCCGGCCTTTGCCGACGATTCCGGTCTGGTGGTGGACGCGCTCGACGGCGCTCCGGGCATCTACTCCGCGCGCTGGGCCGGCGAGTCCAAGGATTTCACCGCGGCGATGACGCAAATCGAACGACTGCTGCAGGAGCGCGGCGCCACCACGCCGGACAAGCGCAAGGCGCATTTCGTCTCGGCGCTGTGCGTCGCCTGGCCCGACGGGCATCTGGAAGAGGTCGAGGCCCGCGCTGACGGCACGCTGGTGTGGCCGGTGCGTGGCGATGCCGGCTTCGGCTACGACCCGTCGTTCCTGCCGGACGGCCACACCCGCACATTCGGCGAGATGACCAGCATCGAGAAGCACGGCCTGCCGCCACTCGGCCTCGGCCTGTCGCACCGCGCAAAAGCCTTCGTCAAACTGGCGGAGATCTGCCTTGAGCGCTGA